A genomic stretch from Thermodesulfobacteriota bacterium includes:
- a CDS encoding DDE transposase, which yields HGVSPKLFPLYLKEMEFRYNHRHESLFDLLLKLITKPVANLL from the coding sequence ATCACGGCGTGTCTCCAAAACTTTTTCCCCTCTACCTAAAGGAGATGGAGTTCCGTTATAATCATCGTCATGAATCTTTGTTCGATTTGCTACTCAAATTGATCACAAAACCAGTGGCAAATCTTTTATAA